The Scylla paramamosain isolate STU-SP2022 chromosome 32, ASM3559412v1, whole genome shotgun sequence sequence GTGTGGTGGTCTTGAAGCAAACAGCACGGACCTCGGGACAACACACTTTCTTTGACTTTCTTTGTTCCTCACTCATAGCACGCTTCAGCACTcgcctccaccctccccctcctctctcccatcccacCAGACCTCCTCTGCCATATTTGTCTTCTCGTGATCTCGCCTCACcgtacaagaagaggaggaggaggagggagatagagaaggacAAAAGCAACAGATAAGTAGGCTGGCTTTTGTGAGACTCTGATAAGCAACACTATCTAATCTAAAGGGAGATATATGGGAtaggaaaggaggtggaggaggaggaggtggaagtggaagatggaagaagacgaagatctAGATTagtggaaggtggaggagaaggatgtggtagatggaggaagacgaaaatgaAGATGAGTGGAAGgtgaaggtagagaaggagggggtggaaggtggaggaagacgaagataaggatcaggaggtggtggaggaggaggaggaggaggaggaggaggaggtggaagtgaaaggtggagaaagatgaagatgtcagtggaaggtgaaggtggaggagggagtggaagatgaaagagggggaggaggaggaggaggtcacgaTGTCTCCCACTCTGCCCAAGATAGCATTACGTCACTTCTTAACATATACTTTATTAAACTTCCACATCGATGTTAGTGTTTAAAGTTCCTTGTAAACACTTTATCATTGTGAACGCCAGAGTGGAGGAGTGGCGCTGACAGCAAGCTTAGGAAGGGTGGTGTTACCAACCCTATACACCACCGCTCTTGATAATTATATTCTCATCTACCATCCTCACACATCTATGTTAGTATTAGAAATCCCTTGTGAACACTACATCATTTTTATGTAGCGGGTGGGTGGTAAAGAGAGGCGGTGATAATAAGCTCAGGAAGGGTGACGCTCCCAACTCTGTACACCGGCGCTCTAAGAAACCGTTTTACGCTAGTGTTTTGTCTTCGAGACAGTTGATTTATTCCTACACTTGTAATGCCTCTGGCCCGCCATGCTCTCTTTCACGTCACCTGGTTGGCGCCGGAAGTCTGGTGTCAGAGGCCACCACCAtgcccttccctctcacacGTCCCGCATTAACCACTCGTCACTCTtcgcctcccctcccttcctccctccctccttacttccttccagCTCGCAGCCAGCATGCCCGAGCCCTTCAGTCCTCCACCGTTGCCGTCCTTCCTCCCCCACGCCCACATATGACATCTGTTATCCagctccttcacctctctctctctctctctctctcacacacacacacacacacacacacacacacacacacacacacacacacatgtgcgtGTGTTGAACTATCGTGTTTACTCTGAAAGGAAGAAACGTGTTGCTAAAGGTTTGAGGGGCCGTGTCGTATCGTTTTTCGCAAAATAAAATCTTAACAGTCAGACAATGATGCTATTTTGGCAGTGAATGTTTAAAACCGCGACCTAATTGGCAAAAATATGCTTTGGTGTCATAATATGGATAATGAAAGCAATTATAAAAGTAATCTTAAGGTAAACTTAGCTCAAATTTACATGTACTGGTAGCGAGACGAGTTGTCGTTATGACAGATACCCCATCTACTCATCCTTTCATGACGTCGATGTGACGTTTAACTGTGACCTAAAAGTAATCACCCATCCAACCAGCAAACAAcagttctcatttttttttttttgcctcacatacacacacacacacacacacacacacaccacagtatCCTTGGCGCCCCGCCCAGCACTGCCGCTCTCCGGCAAGCTCCGCACCCGTTCCGTCAGGGCTAAGGTAAAAACTTCCCGTCTCTCCTTGTCAAAATTTAGCGTAATTTCTAgggttttccaagtgtttctagaggagaaagaggaggaggttgtggaggggagaaggggagtatgagggggagagaagaggaggagggggtacagaggagaggaggaagaaaaaaagcatttCGGCgccgtattattattttttttctttttattagtggatttggtattgttttgatatttgatttattactAAGAAGGTATAACAAGTTATGATATATAATAGAATCTAGTCTAACTGTGTTTTTGTTCCTTGAAAAAATAACCAATTCgacattttatatatttccatttttcttattagcacgcttttttggtatttgatttaagacttaaaaaaaatacaagaaacataTACCAAGTAATAATATCCAGTAAAATCTAACAattcgtattttcaaatttcaAATAATTCCATTGCTGGAttttaaaaattattttctttatacgacagggaatttgtgttttatttatttatttgaaaagtaaaaattttttgtattcagaatatgtattttctttctcgataTTATCGAGAAaattacatattttatttttatttttccatgttaTTAACCAACACAAAAATGTTTTGATATTCTCGGTATTAATTAAAGTATATGGCAAGTCAGAAAATGTAGTGCATTCCAGTCTGggcgtcttctttcctttcgtcattttcaaaatgaattgcGTAACGTAAATATAGGAGCCGAAACGAACGTTTTCCCTGCGTTCCTCCTTGTCTGTACATCAGTATTTAACTAAACTTCCGGTTGTTTCCAGACTTATATGTCAAGGAAACCCAGAATTAactaagaaaatagataaataaccccCAAAAATGCCCCAAATAAGGTTAAGTAAAATGATGCAGCCCCGTTCAGAGCGTCCATCGAAATATGACGTCATCAGGATTCAGGACCCAAACTGACCTCCCTCTCAGCGTCTCTTCGTCAATATTTCCCTCAGTTTCCAGAGTTTTTCGGAAATTTCCAGGTATTTTCCAGAGTGAAGTGCGTATGTtattgtagtaggagaaggaagaatggaggagaaggaagaaggaaggaggaatgaagagggaggaggggtggagattggtagtattagtattagtattagtagtagtattattggtagcagcagcggcagcggcagcagcagcagtagtattagtagtagtagtagtagtaggaagaggaggaggagaaaatgaggaatggaagaggaggaaggaatcagtaatggaggggaaggaggatgggagagtAGTAGAAgtgtaataggaggaggaggaaatgaagaatagACATATTTAGACAGTTATTGAAGACAGAACTGCTGTTTGGATGGGTGATTACTCTTATGTCATAGTTAAACGTCACATTCACGTCACGAAAGGATGAGTGGGCGGAGTGTCTATCACGACGATAACTGCCTAAAAATTTTTACCAAGTTTACCCTAATTTTACTCTTATAATTTTCTCCATTATCCACATGACACCAAAACATATGTTTGATAATTAAGTCGGAATCTTAAACATTCACTGCCACAATCACATCCTTGTTCGACGCTTTGTTAAAATTTTATTTTCGAAAAACGATAGGACACGGCCCCTCAAACCTTTAATAGTCTACACTGAGGGCGTGGGCGTGCTTGGGCGTGGCCGTGGCGTGGGAGAAAAGCAGTGTTTGAGGTAACAGAAGTCAAGAGAAACGGTGCGTGGAGGTGTGCATcggaacaaaaataataagtgttttacgagatgtggtgatgtggtagCGCCTGGCAAGGTGGTGATAGCAAACATATCATTGTAGTTTGTAGGCATGACCTCAGAAGTGTACTCGTGCGTGTATacgagagagggatggaaggagggaaggaaggggggagtgaTAGCGCCAGATGTGTGTTGTCATTCCTCCGCGACGAGTAATTCCACTGAAGCGTGTTCGTCAAGAGTGAATCCCTGTGTAATAGTGTGTTGACTTTACCGCaaagttagacagacagacagacggacgcgGCCACTGTCAGGGTGAGTGTGTCAGTGTGGCTCTGTGGGAGGAcacctgctctttttttttttctccctccaagGATGATGCACGGCTCTTTTACTCTTCTGGCAAGGTCGTTTGTTAAGTcgcccctcacctctccccttctctctcttgtcataggtctccccctctctccccatatGCCTGCCTCAAAATCTAACTGGACCGAGGAACTGTATTGTAGTTACACTTGCTGGACAAGTTCGAGGATGCTTGTCACCTTGGTGTGTTGCCTCAGTGACGGTGAACCACATGCCAGAGCAGGTGTTGTGAGGGTGGCTGCTCTGGAAGGACGGGAGGGAGTGTGTCGTATAACAAAGGTACACGTGCGTGGTAGCGTGCATTGCTCTTTCATTGGTAACTGTACTTGTTACGACGCTTGACTCCGCCACTGTCTGTGTCCTCATCGGCATAGCTTTTACAGGTGCTGAGCCACTTATTTTCGCTTTCATTCGTCGCCATTAATATAATGTGTAACATGACTTCTGCGGCCGTAGCATTTCTCTGAGAGTAGTAATAGCGGCGCCAGTCAAGTACAGTGATGGCTTGGTTAGTGTGTCAGCGGGGAAAGGACTGGCCAGATGTTCCCTTATACTCTACACTCCACCACACTAGGTAACAAAATCATCCAGGTATAACTTACACCATCCGCCGCCAGTATACACCTGGCGTGCTGCTTACCTGATGTTCTTGttatcataactttttttttctttttgagagagagagagagagagagagagagagagagagagagagagagagaagcgtgggGGACCAAGTAACTGTACCCTGGAGTGTGGGAAGTGGagatattaaataaatagatctgACATCCTCGAGCTTGTGAATATGCTTTGAAATTACTTCTCTTCGTCCAGTGTAGAGGACTTCCTAATCACGATATGGAACATTATGGAGGTATAAGACGTgatgacacgagagagagagagagagagagagagagagagagagagagagagagagagagagagagagagagagagagagagagagagagagagaaattacaattatattaataaaaactctaaaatgaCACTGTACTGGTGGCAGACAAACGTAGGTAAGACTTCAACAGTGCAGTACGACAGTATCTTGGCACGGCCCGGCATCGCGGCGTGCGAGGCTGGGGACGGGGAGAGACCTTTCACTGGGCACGACCTGTAGTGATGTTCTGGACTTGTTGGCGGTGCTGGACAAAATATACCTAATAACATACACACTGAGGACCTGTGTATGGATGCACGGTAGGTAGGCAGGTTTTGTGAAGTGTATCGTGATTCTAAGTCTTAATGCGGGAGCGTCTAGTAAGTGGTATTTGCAACCCACCTGAGCGGCCAGACTTTGAAGGAGCGGATGTGGGCAGGTGAGACTAGACCGTTATGGGTGATAGGGGAGGAGGGGTACCAGTGTTGGCTGCCACCCACTAAACACCATTACTGTGCTTATGTATAtatctcctccctttctgtctctcgGGATGTGCAATACTTGTTTTTACTTATGTCATCGAGGTGAAAACTGCGTTATGTCTTTTGGGGAGATGATGGTTAGGAGACAAGGATAGTTTGTGTTAGTTACATTTATGGCTGCCAGCGTTAAGAGAGATTTAATGTTGAAATGAACGGACTATCACTTCCACACACAAACATGTATATTCGACCGGAGACAAAGATGGAAAGCGATGTTTAATGCGAAGAAAAGTCATATCCTAAACattaccacctcctccacccccctccAGTGGCAGGCGTTTCCTTTGCACTACAGGTCatgtcctcatcctcctcctcctccttccccttccttccttcctaaccgTCACTCCTCCAGCTGCTTCCCTTGCAACCTCCACACTCCCTCATCAGATCTCAAGCCTTTAGTAAACATAATTAGATTACTGTACTAGTCATGACCTTCATTCTGTacaatttttcagtgtttttcttccctcttccctcaatGTATTCAACGTGTATTACGTACGTAATTTACTAAGTTTGCTGCTTTCATTTCAATTTCGCCTGGTATTTTCGTGTATTTACATTTCTTTGTAGCTTTACAATGTCtgttaaaataaagaaaaaatgttattgtcTCCTCAGATGAGACAGTCATAATTGTATTTACAGCTCATCACCCTATCTTTTCCCCGTTACATgctttttttatgatgatgatgatgataatgtctCAGTGTATTTGTAGCTCGTCACCTTGTCATCCATTATTCCCTCATGATAGCAGTTAATGACCAGTGTTTCCCCGTAGGACGTGATGCGTGTCGAAAGCAGCGAAGCCGTGGTGGGCGGCATCGGGGACATGGTGCGCTCCGAGGGCATGGGCGTGAAAGGTACTGTCAGCCCGCCCCTGAGTGCTGCTGTCTCTCAAGTGTCGCTAGCACCCAGTGACCTGACGACAAGCGACCCTGATCTGGTCACCTCATCCGCTTACTCGTCGGCGGCGTCCTCCCGGCCACCCTCGTCCTCGCAGGTGTCTCTCCCCGCCACAGACTTGGACCTCACGCCGGAGTCGCCGCCGCCGTCCGCTCCTCCTTCCAGACCTGCCTCCTGCGCCGGCCTGGTGACGCCCGAGTTGGCCCTACCCACCCCAGAGGAATACACGGCCGAGACAGGTGTGTATAGGGAGGTAATAAAGGTTTGGTTTCTTGTATGTGCTGAGAAcgcaaaagtgtgtgtgtgtgtgtgtgtgtgtgtgtgtgtgtgtgtgtcgttgttgttgttattgatatatGGGAGTGTTATCACTTTTCTgtgctgtcaaaatagttcgtttttttttttatacattcttTATACCATTTTATAGTTTTCTCATTAATATGATTATCAGTATCTTAATCAATTAGAAGGAAGGAGTTGATCATAAGTGTGAACTAACTTTCCATGAATAGAATGTTGCTTTGTATGTGGTCATAATCATTCCAGTGATGAGGGAACAATGAAATGTGATGAAGTATTCAAGTTATGTGCTCTTAAGCAACTACAATTCCCTGGCATGCCAGCTGagaccaccatcactattgtcATCTTCCCATCAGACGAGCAATATGTAGTTCAGGATgtgggaccatattctgaaatgcttctgCGCCACTTCTgtaccacacctccactacattcaaaatactACAGTTGAAGTGAAAGgcttttaaaagtgtttttatgGATTTAGTGATAGATCAACAAAACTTATACATTACTAGCAGGAGGAAGTCTCTTGAGAGTTGAAGACTCAGTTAATCACCTTTGTGGCCCTTGAActtatggtgagagagcaaagtgtttcagaatacagggcTTGGTGTGGCTGAAAGGGATAGTGAAGGGTTTGTACAGGTTGGTGGGTGTAGCTGTGGATGCACCCACCCACAGTAATGGCTGGGCAGGGATGGGTGGAGGGACAGCAAGTTAATAATTCATTGCATGAGTGAAGAATGCATGTACTTAGCCAGGAAGTGGATATTCATAAATATTCAAGCACTTGTTCATTTGTGTTGATGCTTTTGCATGTGTATAATAAGAATAGTCTCTGTGGTAGGATAGGATAAGGAGTTCATAGCATAGTTTAACTTCATAATTAATTTAAGAAACTGCAGATTTGGAAGTTTGTCAGTGATTTGTTTGCATgtgctcatttttcttttatttatgagaaaatagaaatatgCATTACTTaaataactacacacacacacacacacacacacacacacacacacacacacacacacacacacacacacacacacacacacacacacacacacacacacacacacacacacacacacacatcagcttATTAAGTGGATACTTGTGAGCTGTGTCTGGCAGTACAGTTGTGTGACAGTCTGCACACATTTCAGTGGAGTTCCCCACCAGTCCACGGGCACTGAAGGGTGGCAGCAAGCGAGGTGCAGGAGTGTGCTTCCTTGAGAGTGATGAGGTGCTTTCCACGAACTTCCTGACACCAAACTACAAAACAGGTGGGTCCTCTCTAAATTATCCATAAGGTATAAGATAATTTTCATGTATCATTAGCATGTATGATGCTATTGTAGGATAAATGTTGTAATATCATTATTAGactgtatttatttgtgtaagATGCCATTTGCTTTTAATATTTTAAGGGTATATAGATTGATGTACAAGGCAATATTGTAATtatgtatactttttttgaggtattttgtGTAATCCCTAAGGCATTTATAAGTACTGATGCCAGATTTGCAGTAGTGATTGAAAGCTTTGCTTGCAGATGATTCTGAGATGTGTGATGACTCTCCTAAACAAGGCAATGGCTTTGAAGTTGGTAGTGACCAGGAAGAAGATTATTTTGAAGAATTTCATCTCCCTAACTCCCATGAAAATGCatttgtgagacacaaaagctTCCGCCGCAAGGTGCATCTGACCCCCATTGATGCTCCTGATGCCGAGAAGATCGAGGGACTTGTTCGCACTGGAGAGTTTCAGAGGCATGGCAGTATTAGGAGGAAAATGGTACCTGAGGAACCCAGCATAATTCTTGAAAATGCCGAAAATTTGTCCAGACTCGATCAAACTGGTAATGAAGCCAGTATGGGTAATGATATTATAGGACCATTTGCTAAGGACCTGAAGGAAATTGAAAGTATGTTAGACGATAGTGAAGTCGGTGACGTGTCAGATATTATTAGTGATTTCCCAaatgaggaagacaggaaggaaatgggagggggaggaaatcaAGCCACTACATCCACACCAAAATCCAGTAGTACAAATGGCAGTGCAAGCCTTGGTGCCTTGGACTGTTCTATTAATTGTAGGGAAGAAATAGCCTGTGATGAAAGCATGAGCATCGAACAAAGCACATTAATGAAAGTTCGTGAATGTTTGGATTttacaaaattaaaagatattTATGTTCTCAGTGGAAGACTACAAGATATCCTTACTGCCAAAGAAGTTGAGGAAATTTTGAACAACTCTGAAAGGTACAGTGAGTATGTGAACAAGGAGGTGATTGAGGCATTGCATAATTCATTGCAGGAACAACAGAACTCAGACAGTAACACTGGTGAGATGGACAACAGCCTCTCATGTTCAAAGAAAATTATACACGCTGAAGGTGTCGATATAGAAAAGGGTGAGGGATCTGACATCCGAGCCGTGATTGATGACAGTGACCTGCAGCATGAGGAAGCCGAAGCCAGCATCTCCAAGAGGTCATCTTGTAtgtttgttgatgatgatgaagtggaggaggacacAAGCTTTAGGTTTGAGCGCCGCAGATCATTCAGacttgggaaggaaggagagaaggaagtagaagTAGAGGGAGTGTTTGTTGAGAGTCGGTCACAAGATATTGGCCTCAAGAAGATTAGAGCCCCAACTCTTGATCTGAGTGAAAATGTCTCAGAAGAACTAATTGATACCTCAGAACTCCCCACTACTGAGACAGGTGAAGACTGTGCCCCTGCTACCCCAATGACTTCTACCATCAAGAGTGAAACTCAACCTGCAGAACCTCCAGCTGTTCTCCCAGACATAGTGATCACAGTTGCTGGGGAAAACGTGCTacaggatgatgatgagagcATGTACTTACCCAAGTGCAGTGCTATTACAGAAAATGATTGTTCTATTCCTGAGGTATTGTCCTCCTTTAGTGATGCTTCTCCTAAGCAAGGTATGTGGTCTGGTCTATTTTATTAATGCTTGTACGTAATTTATAATTCTTGTAGAAATTAAATCTCATTATTTGATGTGATTATCATCACTTCTTTAAAGAAATCACctgccttttattttatttacttgatTGTGTTGCTTGTACTGTAACTTTTTAGTTCTTTTATAAAGTTCATCTAGttatttaatgtatttattgTCACTTTAAAGAATTTACCTACctcttttttattgtcttaataTGGGATTCATGGCTGAGGTGAAAATGTTCTGCCTCTAATTGCATCACTGTTGTCTGTCTGAGTCTCTCTTGGAATTCAATCTATGAACACCAAAGTTGGCAGACTGAGGTGAGTTATTAGGTATAAAGCCACAAGGTGAACTAGTTGATTTGCACACATTTTATCACAGAGAGACCCAAGTTTGGTGACTGCGACATTCTGATTCATCGAAGAAGAATCTCTGTGGCTGAAGACATCTTGCAGTCCCCAGTTGATGATGACAACATATCTGTTGCATCCGCCTTCAGTCAACGTAGTGAAGCTgaagatgaggtggaggtgagggatttttgtccttttgtgCCTATAATCTTCATTTCTGGAGGCTTGGGTGGTCACTTAAAGGACTTTTTATGTGAAATCTTGTAGAGACTCGTGCTCTTCCATTGAACTTGCTGTTCAAACTGAAAGGCAGCATATGGATGGTCTTTGGCCTTTTTAGTGGTGGCTGAGCATTGTCAGCTTTTATAGGACCTTGAATTTGGATCTGGAAGCTCAGCATGCCTAAGCTGTGATATCTTGCCCACTGCTAGGTTGTGGATTGTGGTGTCAGGGAAGTGTGTGGTTCTGGTGTTGCACTCCAGTAATTTTTCTCAGCCTGCTATGTAAAAGAATTTTAAATTTTAGTCATTGAAGGATTGAGTTATACAATACTTATTTTATTCTGTACATCAATCATATTTGTATCCATATTTGGCTCTGAATATTTCATGCTCTTCCATTTGAAAATGTTAATGCCGTTCTAGTGCATTTTTAAGAATCTTTTCTGCAGCTTGACAAAACAAGATAGCTACTTAAATGAATAGATTCATGATAAATTCACTGAGCAGTATTTTAGTGAGTgacaactctcttcttctcAGGATGACCTGGATGCCTTCAAGGACTCTGCTCCAGCTGACCTCAGGTATGAAAGTGACTCTGAAATTGATCCTttgccacctccacctccacaaaTGATCCCTGAGCTCACGGCTGCAGAGGAAAGTTTTGAAGAGAGACACTGGAGGAATATTGTGATTGGAGGTGTGTGGCATCGCATTGACATGAAGGTCATTGCTCCCTATAAAAAGGTAAGTCATTGTGGCATTGATTTTTAAATGGTTGAGTTATGCATTAGCAAAGGTATGACAAGTTAAGTTTTGCCAGCTGTTTTGTACAGTTGTCTCATCTAGTCCATTATGATTGCTATTCCTGTTTAGTACACTTGCTCACAAGTGAGAAGTCTCAGGTTTGAATTTGGGTTTGGGCAGAGACAAGCATGTGCATGTTTTCATGCTGAAGCCCACTTTTCAAGTTCACCAAACAGTAATCAAgtatgggatgtaacccaaGGAATCATTTTGCATCCCAAGAAGCAGAAGGCAAGCATCCCTACTCATTATTCATATATAATTATCCTTGCATGTTTTAGTTGAGAGGTGTAGCATCAGTTATTTAATTTGTAGATTTTggttttttaatgcttttagGAAGTGGCCAGATATGCTGTGCCTGGGCTCCTGGTGTATAATACAGTGAGCCACAAGACTTTTCCTTTCCACCGGGAGCCAACGGGGCTAAAACTGTGATTGTTttttgtgtgaatgtgtggtgggTTGTCTGGGCCATCCTGTGGTATTGCCAGCCCAGTATCATGATAGAAACATCTGACGATTTCATTGGTATATTTGTTTTCTGACACTTCCATCTTACTTTCAACAGTGTGTGAGTCATGGAGGTTACCTTGGCCAGAACAGGAATGCAGTCATAGTTATCAGTGCCTGTGAGTTGCCTGATCGCTCCCGTCGAGACTACAATTATGTAATGGACAACTTATTCTTGTGAGTATTTTAAGCACTTTCTGGATCTCTGCCACTACAGTATATAAATATACGTAAATTTTCCGTTAACATGGGAAGGCGCAGTTATGTTTCAGAGGGACGTAACTAAGATAAAGCTTTTACTGCCAGGTTTGGGAAGAACTGGATTACCTTTCTAATCTACACCTTCTTCCTGTAAATAACATTGCTTCTTTCAGATATGTGTTGTCTACTTTAGAGCAGTTGATTGCTGATGACTATATCTTGCTGTACCTTGCTGGAGGCACACCAAAGTCTAGCATGCCAAGCTTTCACTGGTTGAAGAAAGCCTACCAGATGATTGACCGCAAACTGCGAAAGAATCTCAAGACTCTCCACGTAGTGCATCCCACATTCTGGGTGCGGGCACTGGTGGCCTTCTCCAGACCATTCATCAGGTGTGTTGTTCTCTTTCAGTGATACAATGAAGAAGTTATTGTGGGGTGATGAGTGAAAGAGGATATGCAAAGGTAGATTAGATGCTGTGG is a genomic window containing:
- the LOC135088971 gene encoding uncharacterized protein LOC135088971 isoform X2, with amino-acid sequence MRVESSEAVVGGIGDMVRSEGMGVKGTVSPPLSAAVSQVSLAPSDLTTSDPDLVTSSAYSSAASSRPPSSSQVSLPATDLDLTPESPPPSAPPSRPASCAGLVTPELALPTPEEYTAETVEFPTSPRALKGGSKRGAGVCFLESDEVLSTNFLTPNYKTDDSEMCDDSPKQGNGFEVGSDQEEDYFEEFHLPNSHENAFVRHKSFRRKVHLTPIDAPDAEKIEGLVRTGEFQRHGSIRRKMVPEEPSIILENAENLSRLDQTGNEASMGNDIIGPFAKDLKEIESMLDDSEVGDVSDIISDFPNEEDRKEMGGGGNQATTSTPKSSSTNGSASLGALDCSINCREEIACDESMSIEQSTLMKVRECLDFTKLKDIYVLSGRLQDILTAKEVEEILNNSERYSEYVNKEVIEALHNSLQEQQNSDSNTGEMDNSLSCSKKIIHAEGVDIEKGEGSDIRAVIDDSDLQHEEAEASISKRSSCMFVDDDEVEEDTSFRFERRRSFRLGKEGEKEVEVEGVFVESRSQDIGLKKIRAPTLDLSENVSEELIDTSELPTTETGEDCAPATPMTSTIKSETQPAEPPAVLPDIVITVAGENVLQDDDESMYLPKCSAITENDCSIPEVLSSFSDASPKQERPKFGDCDILIHRRRISVAEDILQSPVDDDNISVASAFSQRSEAEDEVEDDLDAFKDSAPADLRYESDSEIDPLPPPPPQMIPELTAAEESFEERHWRNIVIGGVWHRIDMKVIAPYKKCVSHGGYLGQNRNAVIVISACELPDRSRRDYNYVMDNLFLYVLSTLEQLIADDYILLYLAGGTPKSSMPSFHWLKKAYQMIDRKLRKNLKTLHVVHPTFWVRALVAFSRPFISTKFYRKLTFVNNLTELAQMIPLDQLHIPDAVKQADFEMMIREKKKNVGKRRAYSLTAR
- the LOC135088971 gene encoding uncharacterized protein LOC135088971 isoform X1 is translated as MSEGGRNLFLMDVMRVESSEAVVGGIGDMVRSEGMGVKGTVSPPLSAAVSQVSLAPSDLTTSDPDLVTSSAYSSAASSRPPSSSQVSLPATDLDLTPESPPPSAPPSRPASCAGLVTPELALPTPEEYTAETVEFPTSPRALKGGSKRGAGVCFLESDEVLSTNFLTPNYKTDDSEMCDDSPKQGNGFEVGSDQEEDYFEEFHLPNSHENAFVRHKSFRRKVHLTPIDAPDAEKIEGLVRTGEFQRHGSIRRKMVPEEPSIILENAENLSRLDQTGNEASMGNDIIGPFAKDLKEIESMLDDSEVGDVSDIISDFPNEEDRKEMGGGGNQATTSTPKSSSTNGSASLGALDCSINCREEIACDESMSIEQSTLMKVRECLDFTKLKDIYVLSGRLQDILTAKEVEEILNNSERYSEYVNKEVIEALHNSLQEQQNSDSNTGEMDNSLSCSKKIIHAEGVDIEKGEGSDIRAVIDDSDLQHEEAEASISKRSSCMFVDDDEVEEDTSFRFERRRSFRLGKEGEKEVEVEGVFVESRSQDIGLKKIRAPTLDLSENVSEELIDTSELPTTETGEDCAPATPMTSTIKSETQPAEPPAVLPDIVITVAGENVLQDDDESMYLPKCSAITENDCSIPEVLSSFSDASPKQERPKFGDCDILIHRRRISVAEDILQSPVDDDNISVASAFSQRSEAEDEVEDDLDAFKDSAPADLRYESDSEIDPLPPPPPQMIPELTAAEESFEERHWRNIVIGGVWHRIDMKVIAPYKKCVSHGGYLGQNRNAVIVISACELPDRSRRDYNYVMDNLFLYVLSTLEQLIADDYILLYLAGGTPKSSMPSFHWLKKAYQMIDRKLRKNLKTLHVVHPTFWVRALVAFSRPFISTKFYRKLTFVNNLTELAQMIPLDQLHIPDAVKQADFEMMIREKKKNVGKRRAYSLTAR